A single genomic interval of Rosistilla ulvae harbors:
- a CDS encoding acyl carrier protein — MTPEDIREEIIDILGDIAPDEDLSNLEDAKPFREQLELDSMDFLDIVMELRKRHRVQIPEEEYGQLASMQSTVTYLEPKMKDIVRS; from the coding sequence ATGACGCCTGAAGACATTCGCGAAGAGATTATCGACATCCTCGGCGACATCGCTCCCGATGAGGATCTGAGCAACTTGGAAGATGCCAAGCCGTTCCGCGAGCAATTGGAACTCGATAGCATGGATTTCCTGGACATCGTGATGGAGTTGCGCAAGCGGCACCGCGTTCAGATCCCAGAAGAGGAATACGGCCAGCTGGCAAGCATGCAGAGCACCGTGACCTACCTGGAACCGAAGATGAAAGATATCGTTCGCAGCTAG
- a CDS encoding beta-ketoacyl-[acyl-carrier-protein] synthase family protein, giving the protein MTAADSSFQLPDDQRIVITGIGLTAPNGNDWGTYREALLSGRSGVTDYEIRYFGKTLAGVCDFDAKRHQSRKDIRRGTRAGSVGIYAANEAILHSGIDWANTDKSNVGVYIGVTEHGNVETENEIYEIKGFDYDTKYWSHHHNPRTVANSPAGEIALNMGITGPHYTIGAACAAGNAGLIQGAQMLRLNECDLALAGGVSESIHTFGIFAGFNSQGALATHENPELASRPFDVDRNGIVVAEGGCVYVLERLSDARRRGAEIYGELVGYAMNTDATDFVLPNPERQAQCVTKALKRAGMAADQIDIVSTHATGTSSGDAQECLALREAFAGCENVHFNNTKSYIGHAMGAAGALELAGNLSAFKDSVCHPTINVDQLDPACELPGLVINEPKELDDVQYILNNSFGMLGINSVVIIRRF; this is encoded by the coding sequence GTGACCGCCGCTGACAGTTCTTTCCAATTGCCTGACGACCAACGCATCGTAATTACCGGGATCGGTTTGACCGCCCCCAATGGCAACGATTGGGGCACCTATCGCGAGGCGCTGCTTTCGGGGCGCAGCGGTGTGACCGATTACGAAATCCGCTACTTCGGCAAAACCTTGGCCGGCGTTTGCGATTTTGACGCCAAGCGGCATCAGAGCCGCAAGGACATCCGTCGCGGAACGCGCGCTGGCAGCGTCGGGATCTACGCCGCCAATGAAGCCATCTTGCACAGCGGGATCGATTGGGCGAACACCGACAAATCGAATGTCGGCGTCTACATTGGCGTCACCGAACACGGCAATGTCGAAACCGAAAACGAGATCTACGAGATCAAAGGCTTCGATTACGACACCAAATATTGGTCGCACCATCACAATCCACGAACGGTTGCCAACAGTCCAGCAGGCGAAATCGCCCTGAACATGGGGATCACTGGACCGCACTACACGATCGGTGCCGCTTGTGCTGCGGGCAACGCGGGACTGATCCAAGGGGCCCAGATGTTGCGGCTGAACGAATGCGACCTAGCATTGGCCGGCGGCGTTTCCGAAAGCATCCATACCTTTGGGATCTTTGCCGGTTTCAACAGCCAAGGCGCCTTGGCGACGCACGAAAATCCCGAGCTTGCCTCGCGGCCATTCGACGTCGATCGCAACGGCATCGTCGTCGCCGAAGGCGGCTGCGTCTACGTCCTCGAACGGCTCTCCGACGCCCGCCGACGCGGTGCCGAAATCTACGGCGAACTGGTCGGGTATGCGATGAATACCGATGCTACCGACTTTGTTTTGCCCAACCCCGAACGGCAGGCTCAGTGCGTGACCAAAGCGCTCAAGCGAGCCGGGATGGCGGCCGACCAAATCGACATCGTCAGCACCCATGCGACCGGAACCAGCAGCGGCGACGCGCAGGAATGCCTGGCGCTTCGAGAAGCGTTTGCCGGTTGCGAAAACGTTCACTTCAACAACACCAAAAGCTATATCGGCCACGCGATGGGAGCCGCCGGGGCGTTGGAACTGGCCGGCAACCTGTCAGCCTTCAAAGACTCCGTCTGCCATCCGACCATCAACGTCGATCAACTCGACCCGGCCTGCGAACTGCCAGGGCTGGTGATCAACGAGCCAAAAGAATTGGATGACGTTCAATACATCCTAAACAACTCATTCGGAATGCTCGGGATCAATTCTGTCGTGATCATTCGTCGGTTTTGA